Proteins encoded together in one Lathyrus oleraceus cultivar Zhongwan6 chromosome 5, CAAS_Psat_ZW6_1.0, whole genome shotgun sequence window:
- the LOC127078404 gene encoding probable serine/threonine-protein kinase At1g54610 produces MGCVLGTAAGDGDQRRRRREQRKDSSEGSNNVVRVREKQTSRHTGDFPGNLPPLEHRKPMLDPCAVNQQGWPSWLMAVAGEAIGDWTPRRANTFEKLAKIGQGTYSNVYKARDLITGKIVALKKVRFDNLEPESVKFMAREILVLRKLDHPNVVKLEGLVTSRMSCSLYLVFEYMEHDLAGLSAGQGVKFTESQVKCFMKQLLSGLEHCHSQGVLHRDIKGSNLLIDNEGILKIADFGLATFYNPKQKQCMTSRVVTLWYRPPELLLGATFYGVGIDLWSAGCILAELLAGKPIMPGRTEVEQLHKIFKLCGSPAEEYWRKHKLPNATIFKPQQPYKRCISETFKDFPQSSLPLIETLLAIDPDGRSTASAALNHEFFTTEPYACEPSSLPKYPPSKELDVKMRDEEARRQKALNGKANADGGKRVRARERGRAMPAPEANAEIQTNLDRWRVVTHANGKSKSEKFPPPHQDGAVGYPQDASSKGPVSFGAPDTSFSSGIFNMKSSGSSRNHEGTGLHKGTKTKKEESQMASSWKFMRPFKPSTIGLSMDLLFRSK; encoded by the exons ATGGGTTGCGTGCTTGGGACGGCGGCCGGTGACGGAGATCAACGTCGTCGACGGAGAGAACAGCGTAAGGATTCTTCTGAAGGAAGTAATAATGTCGTTAGGGTTCGAGAGAAGCAAACGAGTCGTCATACTGGAGATTTTCCGGGGAATCTTCCGCCGCTGGAGCACCGGAAACCTATGCTTGATCCGTGTGCGGTGAATCAGCAGGGTTGGCCGTCTTGGTTGATGGCTGTTGCCGGTGAAGCAATCGGAGATTGGACTCCTCGTCGTGCAAACACGTTTGAGAAGCTTGCTAAG aTTGGGCAAGGGACGTATAGTAATGTGTATAAAGCTAGAGACCTTATTACAGGGAAGATTGTGGCTTTGAAGAAAGTGAGATTTGATAATTTAGAGCCAGAGAGTGTGAAGTTTATGGCAAGAGAGATACTTGTTTTGAGGAAACTTGATCACCCTAATGTTGTAAAGCTTGAAGGATTGGTTACTTCTAGAATGTCATGCAGTCTTTATTTGGTATTTGAATATATGGAACATGATCTTGCAGGTCTTTCAGCTGGTCAAGGTGTTAAGTTCACTGAATCTCAG GTCAAATGCTTTATGAAGCAATTACTTTCTGGTCTTGAGCATTGCCACAGTCAAGGCGTGTTGCACCGTGATATCAAGGGTTCCAATCTGCTTATTGACAACGAAGGAATCCTTAAAATTGCAGATTTTGGATTGGCAACTTTCTATAATCCTAAGCAAAAGCAGTGCATGACAAGCAGAGTTGTGACACTTTGGTATCGACCCCCTGAGCTTCTTCTTGGAGCTACATTTTATGGTGTGGGTATTGACCTTTGGAGTGCTGGTTGCATTTTGGCAGAGCTGCTTGCTGGGAAGCCAATCATGCCTGGCCGAACAGAG GTTGAACAACTACACAAAATCTTTAAGTTGTGTGGCTCTCCAGCTGAGGAATATTGGAGGAAGCATAAATTGCCAAATGCTACTATCTTTAAGCCACAGCAGCCATATAAACGATGTATCTCAGAAACATTCAAGGATTTTCCTCAATCTTCGCTGCCTCTAATTGAAACTCTTCTTGCAATCGATCCTGATGGCCGTAGCACTGCATCAGCTGCTCTAAATCATGAA TTTTTTACCACTGAGCCTTATGCTTGTGAACCGTCGAGTTTGCCAAAGTATCCTCCTAGCAAAGAATTGGATGTAAAAATGAGAGATGAAGAAGCTAGAAG GCAAAAAGCATTAAATGGAAAAGCTAATGCAGATGGTGGCAAAAGAGTCAGAGCACGGGAGCGTGGTCGTGCCATGCCGGCCCCAGAAGCCAATGCAGAGATCCAAACAAACTTAGAT AGGTGGAGAGTTGTGACCCACGCAAATGGTAAAAGCAAGAGTGAGAAATTTCCACCTCCTCATCAAGATGGAGCTGTTGGATATCCACAAGATGCATCAAGTAAAGGACCTGTTTCATTTGGTGCCCCAGACACATCCTTTAGTTCAGGGATATTCAATATGAAATCCTCTGGATCTTCAAGAAATCATGAAGGTACAGGACTTCACAAAGGGACAAAAACTAAAAAAGAAGAGTCTCAGATGGCTTCATCATGGAAATTCATGCGTCCTTTCAAACCATCAACAATTGGACTTTCAATGGATTTATTATTTAGGAGCAAATAA